Proteins encoded within one genomic window of Cucumis sativus cultivar 9930 chromosome 3, Cucumber_9930_V3, whole genome shotgun sequence:
- the LOC101215086 gene encoding uncharacterized protein LOC101215086 codes for MPPIPLMASEAGGCGSGGGDETPSLSPRSKLKFLCSYGGKILPRPTDGHLKYVGGETRVIAMPRDIKFPDLMKKLTALFDGDMVLKYQLVPEDLDVLVSVRSDEDLKHMLDEYDRLESEGTPKLRCFLFPSNPIVMEAQPFSSDPHQIEQRYLEAINGIVRSGSSASAKLSPTTANRPTFSISSACSSPKSSSPDAQTAESVAQETFSWNSMKLSRPPMHKVHSSPSLCSFNNLQPPTNVIPVSKHHIQQRHYHYQQNQLQQQQQQQQQQQHHNSYQSSRIPPEFSRSNAPERVPMNLSPSPPIGRSDFGRSPMGPNVSHHTSSRQQRGIGLWNKYGYSDEYPANGCGRVDRTENNQWSPRKPPWE; via the exons ATGCCCCCCATTCCATTAATGGCTTCCGAAGCCGGTGGCTGTGGCAGTGGCGGAGGAGATGAAACCCCATCATTGTCTCCCAGAAGCAAGTTGAAGTTTCTTTGTAGTTATGGCGGCAAGATCCTCCCTCGCCCCACAGATGGCCATCTCAAGTATGTTGGCGGCGAGACACGCGTCATCGCTATGCCACGCGATATCAAATTCCCAG ATCTAATGAAGAAGCTGACTGCTCTATTTGATGGAGATATGGTCCTAAAGTATCAGTTAGTTCCTGAAGATCTTGATGTTTTGGTCTCTGTAAGGTCTGATGAGGATTTAAAGCATATGCTTGATGAATATGATCGCCTCGAAAGTGAAGGAACTCCTAAGCTTCGGTGTTTCTTATTTCCTTCAAACCCAATTGTCATGGAGGCTCAACCATTCTCCTCAGATCCCCACCAAATCGAGCAACGTTATCTTGAAGCTATCAATGGCATTGTACGGTCTGGCTCCTCTGCAAGTGCAAAACTCTCCCCTACTACCGCTAACCGTCCTACATTCAGTATTTCATCTGCTTGTTCATCTCCAAAATCATCTTCTCCAGATGCCCAAACGGCTGAATCTGTGGCCCAAGAAACGTTCTCTTGGAATAGCATGAAACTTAGTCGACCTCCTATGCATAAGGTCCATAGCTCTCCTAGCCTTTGCAGTTTTAACAACCTTCAACCTCCCACCAATGTCATTCCAGTTAGTAAACACCATATTCAGCAACGCCATTACCACTATCAACAAAACCAGCtccagcagcagcagcagcagcagcagcagcagcagcatcATAATAGCTACCAATCCTCAAGAATTCCACCAGAGTTTAGCAGATCTAATGCCCCTGAAAGAGTTCCTATGAACCTTTCACCATCACCACCTATAGGTAGGTCCGACTTTGGAAGGAGTCCGATGGGACCTAATGTTAGCCACCACACATCTAGTAGACAGCAAAGAGGAATTGGATTGTGGAATAAATATGGATACTCTGATGAGTATCCAGCGAATGGTTGTGGTAGGGTCGATAGAACAGAGAATAATCAATGGAGCCCGAGAAAGCCACCTTGGGAGTAA